One Triticum dicoccoides isolate Atlit2015 ecotype Zavitan chromosome 5B, WEW_v2.0, whole genome shotgun sequence genomic window carries:
- the LOC119305268 gene encoding uncharacterized protein LOC119305268 — protein sequence MLDTAYAKFKEKVKGPWKEKLSFVKLGCMRQAQGTNLCGYVVCENIRMKTSERKLTDKNFQLLQMRDQLLEDDCMKALQAEIAEFFLEQVIDPNGEYYYPL from the exons ATGCTCGACAC ggcttatGCAAAATTCAAGGAAAAGGTGAAAGGCCCTTGGAAAGAAAAGCTGTCATTTGTGAAACTCGGG tgcaTGAGGCAAGCGCAGGGGACTAATTTATGTGGCTACgtagtttgcgagaacattcgcatgaagaCGTCCGAAAGGAAGCTAACGGACAAAAACTTTCAG TTGCTCCAGATGCGGGATCAGCTCCTAGAAGATGACTGCATGAAAGCACTTCAAGCGGAAATAGCAGAATTTTTCCTCgagcaggtcatagatcccaatggagaatactattacccgctgtaA